From a region of the Cherax quadricarinatus isolate ZL_2023a chromosome 75, ASM3850222v1, whole genome shotgun sequence genome:
- the LOC128691930 gene encoding elastin isoform X2, which produces MKTKSYMGDFKYNNASSVSSISTETYVINTSTPSVFYSSATDGGSNSTSKMQDDCLVEQGGGVKPQGMATAGVDGTDDQQQQQQHINNDDDTKTGVKGESSGPPVGSNAPGTVPGPLGSGSTPGPSVLGPPGSGGVPTAAAAAAAAAAAAAAAAAAGGGGPGSGVVGGPGGGGGLVEPTALPASLASSVASLWSPPSVDDTLLHSGMPTINGSLAFHGLGPSNPGGPGSGGPSHLFSANLGPQLGLGPTGPQNPQQRRNMQQAAPNFPGQARPPSLGPAPGPQAPFLANKYSSSWSSGLGSQGNAWSPGPSPQGNSAGGPGSGPGNAPGAPSLPGISSWSARGRGGMGGMNPLSHNLGGMSSVPRKSSNLPNASSMVMNKFRRSTSYPGKGPFPHPPSFEITGVDDGAFPRDLLQFPLCGGRCFLQFSP; this is translated from the exons ATGAAAACAAAATCATACATGGGGGATTTTAAATACAACAACGCTTCGTCCGTAAGTTCCATAAGTACGGAAACTTACGTAATTAACACGTCGACTCCGAGCGTGTTTTACTCCAGTGCAACAGACGGGGGCAGCAACTCCACAAGCAAAATGCAAGATGACTGCCTCGTTGAGCAGGGTGGAGGCGTCAAGCCGCAGGGGATGGCTACTGCCGGGGTCGACGGTACTGatgaccagcaacaacaacagcaacacataaaTAACGACGATGATACCAAAACAGGTGTAAAGGGGGAGTCTTCAGGGCCTCCGGTGGGGAGCAACGCGCCCGGCACCGTCCCTGGCCCTTTAGGGTCAGGTAGTACCCCTGGACCTTCTGTACTAGGTCCTCCAGGTTCAGGAGGAGTACCTACGGCAGCTGCGGCTGCCGCAGCCGCCgctgcagcggcagcagcagctgctgcagctggtggagGTGGGCCGGGCTCAGGAGTGGTGGGTGGACCAGGGGGTGGAGGAGGCCTGGTGGAGCCTACAGCCCTACCAGCCTCCTTGGCCTCCTCTGTAGCTTCCCTGTGGTCACCTCCGTCCGTCGATGACACACTTTTACATTCTGGTATGCCAACAATCAACGGCTCATTGGCATTTCATGGCCTAGGACCGAGCAACCCGGGAGGGCCAGGCTCTGGTGGTCCATCGCACCTGTTCAGTGCCAATCTGGGGCCACAGTTGGGACTAGGACCGACAGGGCCCCAAAACCCTCAGCAGCGTAGGAACATGCAGCAGGCAGCACCCAACTTTCCAGGGCAGGCAAGACCCCCATCCTTAGGGCCTGCCccaggtccccaggccccttttCTGGCCAATAAGTACTCTTCATCGTGGTCGTCAGGACTTGGTTCACAGGGTAATGCATGGTCTCCAGGACCATCGCCCCAGGGTAATTCTGCTGGGGGTCCAGGAAGTGGGCCAGGTAATGCCCCTGGGGCACCATCACTACCTGGAATCAGCTCGTGGTCTGCACGAGGCAGGGGTGGCATGGGAGGCATGAATCCTCTTAGCCACAACCTGGGTGGTATGTCCTCTGTCCCACGAAAAAGCTCTAACCTCCCCAACGCTTCCTccatggtgatgaacaagttTCGACGTTCTACAAGCTACCCCGGGAAAGGACCATTCCCACACCCTCCTTCCTTCGAGATTACTGGTGTTGATGATGGCGCCTTCCCCCGCGACCTGCTACAGTTCCCG ctgtgtggtggtaggtgcttcTTACAATTCTCGCCTTAA
- the LOC128691930 gene encoding elastin isoform X1 translates to MKTKSYMGDFKYNNASSVSSISTETYVINTSTPSVFYSSATDGGSNSTSKMQDDCLVEQGGGVKPQGMATAGVDGTDDQQQQQQHINNDDDTKTGVKGESSGPPVGSNAPGTVPGPLGSGSTPGPSVLGPPGSGGVPTAAAAAAAAAAAAAAAAAAGGGGPGSGVVGGPGGGGGLVEPTALPASLASSVASLWSPPSVDDTLLHSGMPTINGSLAFHGLGPSNPGGPGSGGPSHLFSANLGPQLGLGPTGPQNPQQRRNMQQAAPNFPGQARPPSLGPAPGPQAPFLANKYSSSWSSGLGSQGNAWSPGPSPQGNSAGGPGSGPGNAPGAPSLPGISSWSARGRGGMGGMNPLSHNLGGMSSVPRKSSNLPNASSMVMNKFRRSTSYPGKGPFPHPPSFEITGVDDGAFPRDLLQFPVRDLTRDRRGGDPGIIKYLPRQTKRCSKKMCRPEN, encoded by the coding sequence ATGAAAACAAAATCATACATGGGGGATTTTAAATACAACAACGCTTCGTCCGTAAGTTCCATAAGTACGGAAACTTACGTAATTAACACGTCGACTCCGAGCGTGTTTTACTCCAGTGCAACAGACGGGGGCAGCAACTCCACAAGCAAAATGCAAGATGACTGCCTCGTTGAGCAGGGTGGAGGCGTCAAGCCGCAGGGGATGGCTACTGCCGGGGTCGACGGTACTGatgaccagcaacaacaacagcaacacataaaTAACGACGATGATACCAAAACAGGTGTAAAGGGGGAGTCTTCAGGGCCTCCGGTGGGGAGCAACGCGCCCGGCACCGTCCCTGGCCCTTTAGGGTCAGGTAGTACCCCTGGACCTTCTGTACTAGGTCCTCCAGGTTCAGGAGGAGTACCTACGGCAGCTGCGGCTGCCGCAGCCGCCgctgcagcggcagcagcagctgctgcagctggtggagGTGGGCCGGGCTCAGGAGTGGTGGGTGGACCAGGGGGTGGAGGAGGCCTGGTGGAGCCTACAGCCCTACCAGCCTCCTTGGCCTCCTCTGTAGCTTCCCTGTGGTCACCTCCGTCCGTCGATGACACACTTTTACATTCTGGTATGCCAACAATCAACGGCTCATTGGCATTTCATGGCCTAGGACCGAGCAACCCGGGAGGGCCAGGCTCTGGTGGTCCATCGCACCTGTTCAGTGCCAATCTGGGGCCACAGTTGGGACTAGGACCGACAGGGCCCCAAAACCCTCAGCAGCGTAGGAACATGCAGCAGGCAGCACCCAACTTTCCAGGGCAGGCAAGACCCCCATCCTTAGGGCCTGCCccaggtccccaggccccttttCTGGCCAATAAGTACTCTTCATCGTGGTCGTCAGGACTTGGTTCACAGGGTAATGCATGGTCTCCAGGACCATCGCCCCAGGGTAATTCTGCTGGGGGTCCAGGAAGTGGGCCAGGTAATGCCCCTGGGGCACCATCACTACCTGGAATCAGCTCGTGGTCTGCACGAGGCAGGGGTGGCATGGGAGGCATGAATCCTCTTAGCCACAACCTGGGTGGTATGTCCTCTGTCCCACGAAAAAGCTCTAACCTCCCCAACGCTTCCTccatggtgatgaacaagttTCGACGTTCTACAAGCTACCCCGGGAAAGGACCATTCCCACACCCTCCTTCCTTCGAGATTACTGGTGTTGATGATGGCGCCTTCCCCCGCGACCTGCTACAGTTCCCG
- the LOC128691930 gene encoding elastin isoform X3 — MKTKSYMGDFKYNNASSVSSISTETYVINTSTPSVFYSSATDGGSNSTSKMQDDCLVEQGGGVKPQGMATAGVDGTDDQQQQQQHINNDDDTKTGVKGESSGPPVGSNAPGTVPGPLGSGSTPGPSVLGPPGSGGVPTAAAAAAAAAAAAAAAAAAGGGGPGSGVVGGPGGGGGLVEPTALPASLASSVASLWSPPSVDDTLLHSGMPTINGSLAFHGLGPSNPGGPGSGGPSHLFSANLGPQLGLGPTGPQNPQQRRNMQQAAPNFPGQARPPSLGPAPGPQAPFLANKYSSSWSSGLGSQGNAWSPGPSPQGNSAGGPGSGPGNAPGAPSLPGISSWSARGRGGMGGMNPLSHNLGGMSSVPRKSSNLPNASSMVMNKFRRSTSYPGKGPFPHPPSFEITGVDDGAFPRDLLQFPVSEV, encoded by the coding sequence ATGAAAACAAAATCATACATGGGGGATTTTAAATACAACAACGCTTCGTCCGTAAGTTCCATAAGTACGGAAACTTACGTAATTAACACGTCGACTCCGAGCGTGTTTTACTCCAGTGCAACAGACGGGGGCAGCAACTCCACAAGCAAAATGCAAGATGACTGCCTCGTTGAGCAGGGTGGAGGCGTCAAGCCGCAGGGGATGGCTACTGCCGGGGTCGACGGTACTGatgaccagcaacaacaacagcaacacataaaTAACGACGATGATACCAAAACAGGTGTAAAGGGGGAGTCTTCAGGGCCTCCGGTGGGGAGCAACGCGCCCGGCACCGTCCCTGGCCCTTTAGGGTCAGGTAGTACCCCTGGACCTTCTGTACTAGGTCCTCCAGGTTCAGGAGGAGTACCTACGGCAGCTGCGGCTGCCGCAGCCGCCgctgcagcggcagcagcagctgctgcagctggtggagGTGGGCCGGGCTCAGGAGTGGTGGGTGGACCAGGGGGTGGAGGAGGCCTGGTGGAGCCTACAGCCCTACCAGCCTCCTTGGCCTCCTCTGTAGCTTCCCTGTGGTCACCTCCGTCCGTCGATGACACACTTTTACATTCTGGTATGCCAACAATCAACGGCTCATTGGCATTTCATGGCCTAGGACCGAGCAACCCGGGAGGGCCAGGCTCTGGTGGTCCATCGCACCTGTTCAGTGCCAATCTGGGGCCACAGTTGGGACTAGGACCGACAGGGCCCCAAAACCCTCAGCAGCGTAGGAACATGCAGCAGGCAGCACCCAACTTTCCAGGGCAGGCAAGACCCCCATCCTTAGGGCCTGCCccaggtccccaggccccttttCTGGCCAATAAGTACTCTTCATCGTGGTCGTCAGGACTTGGTTCACAGGGTAATGCATGGTCTCCAGGACCATCGCCCCAGGGTAATTCTGCTGGGGGTCCAGGAAGTGGGCCAGGTAATGCCCCTGGGGCACCATCACTACCTGGAATCAGCTCGTGGTCTGCACGAGGCAGGGGTGGCATGGGAGGCATGAATCCTCTTAGCCACAACCTGGGTGGTATGTCCTCTGTCCCACGAAAAAGCTCTAACCTCCCCAACGCTTCCTccatggtgatgaacaagttTCGACGTTCTACAAGCTACCCCGGGAAAGGACCATTCCCACACCCTCCTTCCTTCGAGATTACTGGTGTTGATGATGGCGCCTTCCCCCGCGACCTGCTACAGTTCCCG